A window of Eubacteriaceae bacterium ES3 contains these coding sequences:
- the serC gene encoding 3-phosphoserine/phosphohydroxythreonine transaminase, whose product MKRVYNFSAGPSALPIEVLQKASEEMVSYGDSGMSVMEMSHRSSFFTDILEEAKSLFKELMNIPDNYEILFLQGGASTQFSMIPLNLLNNSNKADFILTGSWAKKAYSEAKRYGEAKVIASSEDKTFSYIPKVDKKDFTADADYFHICVNNTIYGTRFKPDSLPETGNVPLVGDMSSNILSEAYDVSKFGIIYAGAQKNMGPSGVTVVVVRKDLIGKEKDFTPTMLKYSVHADNNSCYNTPPCYSIYICKLVYEWVKNLGGIAAMEAINKEKSQKLYDFIDNSQLFKGTVVPEDRSLMNVPFITGSDELDALFVKESKKAGMENLKGHRSVGGMRASIYNAMPMAGIDTLIEFMKKFEQENA is encoded by the coding sequence GTGAAAAGAGTTTATAATTTTTCTGCTGGGCCGTCTGCCTTGCCAATCGAGGTTTTACAAAAAGCTTCGGAAGAAATGGTATCATATGGAGATTCGGGAATGTCCGTTATGGAGATGAGCCATCGTTCGTCCTTCTTTACAGATATTTTAGAGGAAGCAAAATCTTTATTTAAAGAATTGATGAATATCCCTGACAACTATGAGATTCTGTTTTTACAGGGAGGGGCATCGACACAGTTTTCTATGATCCCCTTGAATCTTTTGAACAATTCCAATAAAGCTGATTTTATTCTAACAGGAAGCTGGGCTAAAAAAGCCTATTCTGAAGCAAAGCGTTATGGTGAAGCAAAGGTGATTGCTTCGTCTGAAGACAAAACTTTTTCATATATCCCCAAAGTTGACAAAAAAGACTTTACAGCAGATGCGGATTATTTCCATATTTGTGTTAATAATACAATTTATGGTACTCGTTTCAAACCCGACAGCTTACCGGAAACAGGTAATGTGCCACTAGTTGGTGATATGTCATCAAACATTCTGTCAGAAGCTTACGACGTGAGTAAATTTGGTATTATCTATGCAGGTGCGCAAAAGAATATGGGGCCATCCGGAGTGACCGTTGTTGTTGTTAGAAAGGATCTAATTGGCAAAGAAAAAGATTTTACGCCAACAATGCTAAAATATTCTGTTCATGCAGACAATAACTCCTGCTATAATACACCGCCATGCTACAGCATTTATATTTGTAAGCTTGTTTATGAATGGGTGAAAAACCTTGGTGGGATTGCAGCAATGGAAGCGATCAATAAAGAAAAATCACAGAAATTATATGATTTCATCGATAATAGTCAATTGTTCAAAGGGACTGTTGTACCAGAAGATCGTTCTTTGATGAATGTACCATTTATTACCGGTTCTGATGAATTGGATGCGCTTTTTGTTAAAGAGAGTAAAAAAGCAGGAATGGAAAATCTTAAAGGTCATCGTAGTGTTGGTGGTATGCGTGCCAGCATCTACAATGCTATGCCAATGGCAGGCATTGATACGTTAATAGAATTTATGAAAAAGTTCGAGCAGGAAAATGCATAG
- a CDS encoding phosphoglycerate dehydrogenase — MIYKVQTLNNISKKGLKLLGENYTVADQPENPDAILVRSFKMHDMEIPSSVKFVGRAGAGVNNIPLDKCAEQGIVVCNSPGANANAVKELVATGMLISSRKVVDGIEWAKTLEDKGTEVGALVEKGKSNYVGPELYGKKMGIIGLGAIGVLVANMAVDFGMKVVGYDPFISIDNAWGLSRKVKRANSKEEVFKNCDYISLHIPFMEQTKDFVDTALLQDTKEGLRLLNFARGGLVNSDALEKAIEDGIVGQYVTDFPDERTLKMKNVINIPHLGASTPESEENCAEMAINSMKEYLENGNIINSVNYPDCDLGICETENRLTINHANVPNMIGQITKVLADHNINIAVMTNKHRNSWAYTMIDVDSNLGENVKTALEAIEGVARVRIIK, encoded by the coding sequence GTGATATATAAAGTACAAACACTTAATAACATTTCTAAAAAGGGCCTAAAGTTATTAGGCGAAAATTATACAGTAGCAGATCAGCCGGAAAATCCGGATGCAATTTTGGTCAGAAGTTTTAAAATGCACGATATGGAAATTCCTAGTAGTGTTAAATTTGTTGGTCGGGCTGGAGCTGGCGTAAATAATATTCCTCTTGATAAATGTGCCGAACAGGGGATTGTCGTCTGCAACTCTCCCGGAGCAAATGCAAATGCTGTCAAAGAGCTGGTAGCAACTGGAATGCTCATTTCTTCAAGAAAAGTAGTTGATGGTATCGAATGGGCTAAAACCCTTGAAGATAAAGGGACGGAAGTTGGTGCTTTGGTAGAAAAGGGCAAAAGCAACTATGTTGGTCCAGAGTTATATGGTAAAAAAATGGGTATCATTGGATTGGGTGCAATTGGAGTTCTAGTTGCCAATATGGCGGTTGATTTTGGAATGAAAGTTGTAGGTTACGATCCTTTTATTTCTATCGATAACGCATGGGGTTTAAGTCGAAAAGTCAAACGTGCCAACAGCAAGGAAGAAGTATTCAAAAACTGTGATTATATTTCTTTACATATTCCTTTTATGGAGCAAACTAAAGATTTTGTAGATACAGCTTTATTGCAGGATACTAAAGAGGGATTACGCCTGTTAAACTTTGCTCGAGGTGGGCTGGTCAATTCAGATGCACTGGAAAAAGCGATTGAAGATGGGATTGTTGGACAATATGTTACTGATTTCCCAGATGAACGAACATTGAAAATGAAAAATGTTATCAATATTCCACATCTAGGAGCCTCAACTCCTGAAAGTGAAGAAAACTGTGCTGAGATGGCAATTAATTCCATGAAGGAATATCTGGAAAACGGCAATATTATTAACTCAGTCAATTATCCAGACTGTGATCTGGGAATTTGTGAAACTGAAAATCGCTTAACGATTAATCACGCAAATGTTCCTAATATGATTGGTCAGATTACTAAAGTTTTAGCTGACCATAATATCAACATTGCGGTAATGACTAATAAACACCGAAATAGCTGGGCTTACACCATGATTGATGTCGACAGCAATCTGGGTGAAAATGTTAAAACAGCGCTGGAAGCCATTGAAGGCGTTGCTCGCGTTCGCATCATTAAATAG
- a CDS encoding DUF1015 family protein: protein MATIKPFKAVRPFPEKAADVAALPYDVYNRKEAAEVVRGKYDSFLRVDRPESTLDERMKIDDPFVYETARKNLEKLFHRNALTQDTTDCLYIYELIMNGRSQVGLVVCTSIDEYLDNTIKKHELTRADKEKDRINHVDACDANTGPIFLTYRAKQKINETIDQWRAEKEPVYDFVADDGVTHRCWVIEDEAVIKNLQEAFKTVDSLYIADGHHRTASAAKVGMMRREANPGYTGEEEFNYFLSVLFPDEQLYIMDYNRVVKDLNGMTVADLLDRLSEKFDVEMKDEPVSPPSKGTFGLFVDNKWYLLKVKDGAYDPEDPVKSLDVAILQDNILVPILGIGDIRTDKRIDFVGGIRGLKELERRVSEDMELAISMYPTSIEELMNIADANLIMPPKSTWFEPKLRSGLFIHKLS, encoded by the coding sequence ATGGCAACTATAAAACCTTTTAAAGCAGTCAGACCATTTCCGGAGAAGGCAGCGGATGTTGCTGCATTACCATACGATGTATATAACCGGAAAGAGGCAGCTGAAGTGGTTCGTGGGAAGTATGATTCATTTCTGCGAGTGGATCGACCGGAATCTACATTAGATGAGCGTATGAAAATAGATGATCCTTTTGTCTATGAAACAGCAAGAAAAAACCTTGAAAAACTGTTTCATCGTAACGCCTTGACTCAGGATACAACAGATTGTCTCTATATTTACGAACTGATCATGAATGGCCGAAGTCAGGTCGGTTTGGTGGTTTGTACATCTATAGACGAATATCTGGATAATACTATTAAAAAACACGAACTGACTCGAGCTGATAAAGAAAAAGATCGAATCAACCACGTAGACGCCTGTGATGCAAATACCGGACCGATCTTTTTAACTTATCGGGCAAAACAGAAGATTAATGAAACGATTGATCAGTGGCGGGCCGAAAAGGAGCCTGTTTATGATTTTGTTGCCGATGACGGTGTTACCCATCGTTGCTGGGTTATTGAAGATGAAGCGGTAATCAAAAATCTTCAAGAGGCTTTTAAAACGGTTGACAGCCTTTATATTGCAGATGGACATCATCGTACAGCTTCGGCTGCAAAAGTGGGTATGATGCGTCGTGAAGCTAATCCAGGCTATACAGGAGAAGAAGAGTTTAACTATTTTCTATCTGTTCTGTTCCCTGATGAACAATTGTACATTATGGACTATAATCGAGTTGTTAAAGATTTGAACGGGATGACAGTTGCAGACCTTTTAGATAGACTCTCTGAAAAATTTGATGTTGAGATGAAAGATGAACCAGTATCACCGCCTAGTAAAGGTACTTTTGGTTTATTTGTTGATAATAAGTGGTATCTGTTAAAAGTAAAAGATGGTGCTTATGATCCTGAAGATCCGGTTAAATCATTAGACGTAGCAATTCTGCAGGATAATATTTTAGTACCTATTCTGGGGATCGGAGATATTCGCACTGATAAGCGAATCGACTTTGTCGGTGGTATTAGAGGTCTTAAAGAATTGGAACGCCGGGTAAGTGAAGACATGGAGCTGGCTATTTCCATGTATCCAACCTCAATTGAGGAATTGATGAATATCGCGGATGCGAATCTGATAATGCCTCCAAAATCCACCTGGTTTGAACCTAAATTGCGAAGTGGATTGTTTATCCATAAACTTTCATAA
- the cls gene encoding cardiolipin synthase → MLFGVPAVISTLFFIINTILTFTIIFLERKNPQSTYAWLLFLWIIPILGFIFYLFFSQNLTKQKIYKYNTPEMIRYHEVLKKQRRSILKMPVIDPDSPVERYRETIQFHLNVSEALYTKNNSVDIYIDGYKKFDALFHAMESAKEHIHVEYYIIKNDSLALKMMDILTRKALEGVEVRLLFDAMGGRYLSRQVLNRFISAGGKVGEFFPSRFRILNFRVNYRNHRKIVVIDGTIGFVGGFNVGTEYLGENKNMGYWRDTHLKITGSATHELQLRFLMDWRASSSEELIIDDANLSRYLPATTPKNGCGIQIVSSGPDKINQQIKQGFVRLITNAQSYVLIQTPYFVPDESIMEALRIALLSNIDVRIMIPNKPDHIFIYWATLAYVGELISYGAKIYIYDKGFLHAKTIVVDDSVCSVGSCNFDIRSFGLNFETNAFVYDRNVATQLKKHFVEDLRYCTYYDREKYNHRGKIIKIKESISRLFSPLL, encoded by the coding sequence ATGCTATTTGGGGTTCCCGCCGTTATCTCAACACTATTTTTCATTATTAATACAATCTTAACTTTTACCATCATTTTTTTGGAACGAAAAAACCCTCAAAGTACTTACGCCTGGCTTCTGTTTCTTTGGATCATTCCTATATTGGGCTTTATTTTTTACCTTTTCTTTTCTCAGAATTTGACCAAACAAAAAATCTATAAATATAACACCCCGGAAATGATTCGCTATCATGAAGTTTTAAAGAAGCAACGCCGCTCGATCCTTAAGATGCCGGTTATTGATCCCGACAGCCCTGTCGAACGCTATCGTGAAACCATTCAATTTCATCTTAATGTCAGTGAAGCCCTCTATACAAAAAACAACTCGGTCGATATTTATATTGATGGTTATAAAAAATTTGATGCGCTATTTCATGCCATGGAATCTGCTAAAGAACATATTCATGTTGAATATTACATTATTAAAAACGATTCTCTGGCTTTGAAAATGATGGACATTCTAACCCGTAAAGCCTTAGAAGGCGTTGAGGTCCGATTATTATTTGATGCCATGGGCGGCCGATATCTATCACGTCAGGTACTCAACCGCTTTATCTCAGCCGGAGGAAAAGTTGGCGAGTTCTTTCCGTCGCGTTTTCGTATTCTCAATTTCCGAGTAAATTATCGCAACCATCGAAAAATTGTTGTCATTGACGGAACAATTGGTTTTGTTGGTGGTTTTAATGTTGGTACAGAATATCTGGGTGAAAATAAAAATATGGGATACTGGCGAGATACGCATCTTAAAATCACGGGTTCTGCCACTCACGAACTTCAACTTCGATTTTTAATGGACTGGAGAGCTTCTTCAAGTGAAGAACTTATTATTGATGACGCAAACCTAAGTCGCTATCTCCCTGCTACCACTCCCAAAAATGGATGTGGTATTCAGATTGTCTCAAGTGGGCCGGATAAAATCAATCAGCAAATCAAACAGGGTTTTGTCCGCCTGATCACAAATGCCCAAAGCTATGTTCTGATTCAAACGCCCTACTTCGTCCCTGATGAAAGTATTATGGAAGCTTTGCGTATTGCCCTTTTATCAAATATTGATGTCAGAATAATGATTCCTAACAAACCTGATCATATTTTTATCTATTGGGCAACACTGGCTTACGTTGGGGAGCTGATCAGCTATGGCGCCAAAATCTATATCTATGATAAGGGCTTCTTACACGCTAAAACCATTGTTGTCGATGATTCCGTTTGCTCAGTTGGCTCGTGCAACTTCGACATTCGGAGTTTTGGTCTAAATTTTGAAACCAACGCTTTTGTCTATGATCGTAATGTTGCTACCCAGTTAAAAAAACACTTTGTTGAAGATCTCAGGTATTGCACCTATTACGATCGCGAGAAATATAACCACCGCGGAAAGATCATCAAAATTAAGGAATCTATTTCCCGACTTTTTTCTCCCCTATTATAA
- the raiA gene encoding ribosome-associated translation inhibitor RaiA: MKFTIYGKNMHVSEGLKETLKKKFTKFDRYFNQDTEVYATFSKEKNFQMLEVTIPVGKTILRAEEKSEDMVTAIEEVVNKLEGQLRKHKTKLQKRNQEESIKFNLESIVEDVEEPFEPKVVRSKKFAVKPMTVDEATLQMELLGHDFFVFLNGDTDDVNVVYMRKDGNYGLIEPTF, translated from the coding sequence ATGAAATTTACAATTTACGGGAAAAATATGCACGTGTCTGAAGGGTTAAAGGAAACCCTGAAGAAAAAGTTCACCAAGTTTGATCGTTATTTTAATCAGGACACAGAGGTATATGCGACCTTTAGTAAAGAAAAGAACTTTCAGATGCTAGAAGTCACCATTCCAGTCGGAAAAACCATCTTAAGAGCAGAAGAAAAGTCTGAAGATATGGTTACAGCCATCGAAGAAGTTGTCAATAAACTTGAAGGACAATTAAGAAAGCACAAAACTAAGTTACAAAAAAGAAATCAGGAAGAATCGATTAAGTTCAACCTGGAAAGTATTGTCGAAGATGTCGAAGAGCCGTTTGAGCCCAAAGTGGTCAGATCCAAGAAATTTGCTGTAAAGCCTATGACTGTTGACGAAGCAACACTTCAGATGGAATTGTTGGGACATGATTTCTTTGTTTTTCTAAATGGCGATACTGATGATGTTAATGTTGTATACATGAGAAAAGACGGTAATTATGGTCTAATTGAACCGACTTTCTAA
- a CDS encoding DUF5317 domain-containing protein yields MLILIAIVLGLLIGIIRKGSFKGLSARRISLLPIGIIGGILQLFLHFYMYTGGIGLIDPYIEIVNFASYILVLVMLVFNLDDFWVILMALGITANFVVIFINGGHMPVSEAVMGLLPTDFAQQITDGINPIFTVTQETTLLGFLGVIIPLPIPFLPQIMSLYGAVAGISPGSIVALLGLSGYIQYMMMKKGSIISDKNMDYLDDEGIFGDDEGAFEGRVSLNEREDDQYDEDEEFSMELDGTGAIHGDIQEDDYRFEADDEIEAYPESYDMNLEKGNSNSAETRVIPASVDATQRLEIGTETEEILVVDMDNDEFAAATKVLEPIEDGSTKVLGNIQEAGTFVKKTRSREMNTEDMEEILNSDEAGFFEKKYYEEKLAMEKERLELEARERELSRVAQSMLDANVPPRDIPETDLRIVESLRLSDQEQPFVLRSEKNPYQTKKFSEHYEDEEEFSEGEMLSVWQRLNQEDEKKKAQRRKQVIRQSNIDSETYLKPSIGDDEGISFKEIEDATKFSIKKAFDDENGEDDITQPEEIDQADETAVERKRAGYELVKLQLDGKEVEFWRKKKEGETQE; encoded by the coding sequence ATGCTTATATTAATTGCTATTGTTTTAGGTTTATTAATTGGAATTATTCGTAAAGGTAGCTTTAAGGGATTGAGCGCGCGAAGGATCTCGCTGTTGCCGATCGGGATAATTGGCGGAATTTTGCAATTGTTTTTGCATTTTTATATGTACACGGGTGGAATTGGACTGATTGATCCTTATATCGAAATCGTGAATTTTGCAAGTTATATATTGGTATTGGTAATGCTGGTATTTAACCTGGATGACTTTTGGGTAATTTTAATGGCTTTAGGGATCACAGCAAACTTTGTGGTAATCTTTATCAATGGCGGTCATATGCCGGTTTCTGAGGCGGTCATGGGACTGTTGCCGACGGATTTCGCTCAGCAGATTACAGATGGAATTAATCCTATTTTTACTGTTACCCAAGAAACAACGCTACTTGGTTTTCTAGGTGTCATTATTCCGCTGCCGATACCATTTTTACCTCAGATCATGAGTTTGTATGGTGCAGTTGCCGGAATCAGCCCTGGAAGTATTGTAGCGTTACTGGGGTTAAGTGGTTATATTCAGTATATGATGATGAAAAAGGGTTCTATCATATCTGATAAAAATATGGACTATCTTGATGATGAAGGAATCTTTGGAGATGATGAGGGGGCCTTTGAAGGTCGGGTTTCTTTAAATGAACGGGAAGATGACCAGTACGATGAGGATGAAGAATTTTCCATGGAACTTGACGGAACCGGAGCGATTCATGGGGATATTCAAGAAGATGATTACCGATTTGAAGCTGATGATGAAATTGAAGCATATCCAGAATCATATGACATGAATCTTGAAAAAGGAAACTCAAATTCAGCCGAAACGCGTGTAATACCAGCTTCGGTAGATGCAACTCAAAGACTGGAAATAGGTACAGAGACAGAAGAAATCCTGGTTGTAGATATGGATAACGATGAATTCGCTGCGGCGACAAAGGTCCTTGAACCGATTGAAGATGGAAGTACAAAAGTGTTAGGAAACATCCAGGAAGCTGGAACTTTTGTGAAAAAGACGAGAAGCCGCGAGATGAATACAGAGGATATGGAAGAAATACTTAACAGTGACGAAGCTGGCTTCTTCGAGAAAAAATACTATGAAGAAAAATTGGCGATGGAAAAAGAGCGTTTGGAACTGGAAGCTAGAGAACGTGAATTATCTAGAGTTGCCCAATCTATGCTTGATGCCAATGTACCGCCGCGGGATATACCCGAAACAGATCTGAGAATTGTTGAGAGTCTTCGTCTCTCTGACCAGGAACAACCTTTTGTCCTTCGAAGTGAGAAAAATCCGTACCAGACCAAGAAGTTCTCTGAGCACTATGAAGATGAGGAAGAATTCAGTGAAGGTGAAATGCTGAGTGTCTGGCAGAGACTTAATCAGGAAGATGAAAAGAAAAAAGCCCAACGACGCAAGCAGGTTATCCGTCAAAGCAATATAGATTCTGAGACTTATTTAAAGCCCAGCATTGGCGATGATGAAGGAATATCTTTTAAGGAAATTGAAGATGCAACTAAATTTTCCATCAAAAAAGCTTTTGATGATGAGAATGGAGAAGATGATATAACTCAACCAGAGGAAATTGATCAGGCAGATGAGACGGCAGTAGAACGAAAGAGAGCCGGATATGAGCTGGTTAAGTTGCAACTAGATGGTAAAGAAGTCGAGTTCTGGCGAAAGAAAAAAGAAGGAGAAACGCAAGAGTAA
- the secA gene encoding preprotein translocase subunit SecA, which yields MGLLEQIFDSSKKEIKRLQKKVDEVIALENKFKSMSDDDLKNQTALFRERLESGESLDDILVEAFATVREAGDRVLGMRHFPVQLLGGMVLHEGNIAEMKTGEGKTLVSTLPAYLNALDGRGVYIVTVNDYLAKRDSEWMGQIHEFLGLSVGLVVHGLSFQEKIDAYGCDIVYGTNNEFGFDYLRDNMASTKAQQVQRQLNFAIIDEVDSVLVDEARTPLIISGSGDKSTKLYDLANGFARTLRESDFEKDEKAKSVMLTDEGVIKAERYFNLTNLADVENMEISHHINQAMHANVLMFKDRDYVVKDGEIIIVDEFTGRLMPGRRYSNGLHQAIEAKEKVKVNRESKTLATVTFQNYFRMFKKLSGMTGTAKTEENEFQTIYNLNVVSIPTNRPLARKDLNDLVYKSEKGKFQAVTEEVKQRHATGQPILIGTISIEKSELLSGFLKRSGIRHNVLNAKYLEKEAEIVANAGQMNAVTISTNMAGRGTDIVLGEGVKEVGGLHILGTERHESRRIDNQLRGRAGRQGDPGSSQFFVSLEDDLMRVFGSEKIQSLIDTIGMEEDVPIENKMLTKGIENAQKRVEGRNFDIRKHVLQYDNVMNRQREIIYQQRQEVIDGKDVEAEILDMTKTVVEAYVNMYTGEGNYYDDWDLEGLKRHIEASVLVKNTVDLPEKPESREILTETVLKKCDEVLKEKRETIGEDQLQNIERAILLRSVDSAWMEHIDNMDHLKQGIGLRAYGQTDPVKAYTKEGFDLFDDMVMQIQENTVRYLYSLEIKTAPKEEKAVDFSEMKTNESQIEGNTQGEQRKANKVGRNDPCPCGSGKKYKKCCGA from the coding sequence TTGGGATTATTAGAACAAATCTTTGATAGCAGTAAAAAAGAAATAAAGCGACTACAGAAAAAGGTTGATGAAGTTATAGCGCTAGAGAATAAATTCAAGTCTATGAGTGATGATGACCTGAAAAATCAGACAGCTTTGTTTAGAGAACGTCTGGAAAGTGGCGAAAGTCTTGATGATATATTGGTAGAAGCTTTTGCGACCGTACGTGAAGCAGGAGATCGGGTTCTGGGGATGCGACATTTCCCGGTACAATTACTTGGTGGTATGGTACTTCATGAAGGTAACATTGCGGAAATGAAAACTGGTGAAGGGAAGACATTGGTTTCTACTTTACCAGCTTATTTAAATGCGCTGGATGGTCGTGGCGTTTACATTGTGACCGTTAATGATTATCTGGCCAAGCGTGACAGCGAATGGATGGGACAGATACATGAATTTCTGGGTTTATCTGTCGGATTAGTTGTACATGGATTATCTTTCCAGGAAAAAATTGATGCTTACGGCTGCGATATAGTTTACGGAACGAATAACGAATTTGGCTTCGATTATTTGCGTGATAATATGGCATCTACCAAAGCCCAGCAGGTTCAGCGCCAGCTTAACTTTGCCATAATTGATGAGGTAGATTCAGTGCTGGTTGATGAAGCCAGAACGCCTTTAATCATTTCAGGAAGCGGAGATAAGAGTACAAAGCTTTATGACCTGGCTAATGGATTTGCCCGAACTCTACGTGAAAGTGATTTTGAAAAAGACGAGAAAGCCAAGTCGGTTATGCTTACCGATGAAGGGGTTATAAAGGCTGAACGCTATTTTAACTTGACGAATCTGGCAGACGTTGAAAATATGGAAATCTCTCATCATATTAATCAGGCAATGCACGCTAATGTCTTGATGTTTAAAGATCGGGATTATGTGGTCAAAGATGGGGAGATCATCATTGTCGACGAGTTTACCGGTCGTTTGATGCCTGGAAGACGTTATTCAAACGGTTTGCACCAGGCCATTGAAGCTAAAGAAAAGGTAAAAGTCAATCGCGAATCAAAAACCTTGGCAACAGTTACCTTCCAGAATTATTTTAGAATGTTTAAAAAACTCTCGGGAATGACCGGGACTGCTAAAACAGAAGAAAATGAATTTCAGACAATCTATAATCTTAATGTCGTTTCAATTCCAACCAATCGCCCGCTTGCCAGAAAGGATTTAAATGATCTGGTTTATAAATCTGAGAAGGGAAAGTTCCAGGCAGTTACGGAGGAAGTAAAACAGCGTCATGCGACAGGACAACCAATATTGATTGGTACGATATCAATTGAAAAATCTGAACTTTTGAGCGGATTTCTTAAAAGATCTGGAATCAGGCATAATGTCCTTAATGCTAAATATTTAGAGAAAGAAGCTGAAATTGTCGCCAATGCCGGGCAGATGAATGCAGTAACAATTTCAACGAATATGGCTGGTCGTGGTACCGATATAGTATTGGGTGAAGGTGTTAAAGAAGTAGGGGGACTACATATTCTGGGAACCGAACGTCATGAGAGTCGCCGTATTGATAATCAGCTTCGGGGACGTGCAGGACGACAAGGTGATCCCGGTTCCTCACAGTTTTTTGTCTCACTAGAGGATGATTTGATGCGGGTATTTGGATCTGAAAAAATTCAGAGCCTGATTGACACGATTGGCATGGAAGAAGATGTGCCAATTGAAAATAAAATGCTGACAAAAGGGATCGAGAATGCTCAGAAACGAGTGGAAGGTCGCAACTTTGATATTCGAAAACATGTTCTCCAGTATGATAATGTCATGAACCGTCAGCGTGAAATTATTTATCAGCAGCGACAGGAAGTGATTGACGGAAAAGACGTCGAGGCCGAAATTCTTGATATGACAAAAACGGTGGTTGAAGCATATGTGAATATGTATACGGGAGAAGGCAACTATTATGACGACTGGGATTTGGAAGGATTAAAACGACATATTGAAGCGAGTGTTTTAGTTAAGAATACAGTTGACTTGCCGGAAAAACCAGAAAGCCGTGAGATATTAACAGAAACTGTCCTTAAAAAATGTGATGAAGTTCTAAAAGAAAAACGAGAAACCATTGGGGAAGACCAGCTTCAGAATATCGAAAGAGCTATTCTTTTAAGAAGTGTTGACTCAGCCTGGATGGAGCACATTGATAATATGGACCACCTTAAGCAGGGGATTGGTTTGCGTGCCTATGGACAAACGGATCCGGTTAAAGCATATACAAAAGAAGGGTTTGATCTTTTTGACGATATGGTCATGCAAATTCAGGAGAATACTGTTAGATATCTGTACAGTTTAGAGATTAAGACGGCGCCTAAAGAAGAAAAGGCTGTAGATTTTTCGGAAATGAAGACTAATGAATCCCAGATAGAAGGCAACACTCAGGGAGAGCAACGAAAAGCGAATAAAGTTGGGCGAAATGATCCATGCCCTTGTGGAAGCGGTAAAAAATATAAAAAATGCTGTGGTGCTTAA
- the prfB gene encoding peptide chain release factor 2 (programmed frameshift) gives MDLYEDKLLIQSMEKKLTELGNSLDLPTLKERIGTLEEATEQADFWNDQKQAQVVLKELKILKMKTDHFDALSEELDDIQVMVELIEAGEEFDEFSDNLKKLSEKIESFHIETILSGEFDSNNAIISLHPGAGGTESQDWAEMLLRMYTRWAEKKGYKVKTLDLQPGDVAGIKSVTLMIEGINAYGYLKTERGVHRLVRISPFDSSGRRHTSFASLDVVPEVDDSVEIEIKPDDLRIDTYRASGAGGQHVNKTESAVRITHLPTGVVVQCQNERSQHQNKDVAMNMLKGKLVEIMEQEKMEHIEDIKGDYSQIAWGSQIRSYVFHPYNMVKDHRTNVEVGNVQSVMDGELDAFMNAYLNSIVETASGQTKE, from the exons ATGGATTTATATGAAGATAAATTATTAATCCAATCAATGGAAAAAAAACTGACAGAACTGGGGAACTCTCTT GACTTACCAACCTTAAAAGAACGAATCGGGACGCTCGAAGAGGCCACTGAACAGGCTGATTTCTGGAATGACCAGAAACAGGCTCAGGTTGTTTTAAAAGAATTGAAAATTCTAAAAATGAAGACCGATCATTTCGATGCGCTTTCAGAAGAGCTGGATGATATTCAGGTAATGGTTGAGCTTATTGAAGCCGGAGAAGAGTTTGATGAATTTTCAGACAACCTAAAAAAACTTAGTGAAAAAATTGAGTCCTTTCATATTGAGACCATTCTTTCAGGCGAATTTGATAGCAATAATGCAATCATTTCCCTACACCCTGGCGCAGGTGGGACTGAATCTCAGGATTGGGCTGAGATGCTATTGAGAATGTACACCCGATGGGCTGAGAAAAAAGGCTATAAAGTAAAGACTCTTGATTTGCAGCCAGGAGATGTTGCCGGAATTAAGAGTGTTACATTAATGATCGAAGGAATCAATGCATATGGTTATTTGAAAACCGAAAGAGGGGTTCACCGGCTGGTCCGAATCTCGCCCTTTGATTCATCTGGAAGACGCCACACTTCATTTGCTTCATTAGATGTGGTTCCAGAAGTTGACGATTCAGTAGAAATTGAAATTAAACCAGACGATTTGCGAATCGACACTTATCGAGCCAGTGGTGCCGGCGGACAGCATGTTAATAAGACTGAATCAGCCGTGCGTATTACCCACTTGCCGACGGGTGTGGTTGTACAGTGCCAGAATGAACGTTCGCAGCATCAGAATAAGGATGTTGCCATGAATATGCTTAAAGGTAAACTTGTTGAAATCATGGAACAGGAAAAAATGGAGCATATCGAGGATATCAAGGGAGACTACAGTCAAATCGCCTGGGGTAGCCAAATCCGTTCATATGTTTTTCACCCCTACAATATGGTCAAAGACCATCGGACGAATGTAGAAGTGGGCAATGTGCAAAGTGTAATGGATGGTGAATTGGATGCTTTTATGAATGCATATCTGAATTCAATTGTCGAGACAGCCAGCGGACAGACAAAGGAATAA